CGCGTGTCGCGTCCGCGCTCAGCCCAAGCCCGGATGTGGCGAGTGGAACAGTTTCCGCGCCAATTCTGGTTGCTTTTTCACGGCCGAATCGACGATTTCGCTCCCGCCCTACAAACGAACGCCCAAACGAATCTCAGTTCAACGACGGGTCCGGCGGAATGTGCTTGATGTTCAGGGCCGAAAGGAAGGCGCCCGACAGCACCGTCTTGGTCAACTGCTGCCACAAATCCTCCACCGCGCCGAACACCTGCTCTTTCGTGGCCGGCGACACCAGCCACGAACCGTCGCGCAGCTCGCGCTCCAACTGGCCCTCGCCCCAGCCGGCGTAGCCCACGAAAAACCGCAACGGTTCTTCGTCGTTCTCGACCAGTTTCTCCAGCATCTCGCGGCCGGTGCTGACGTAGACCTCCGGCAACACCACCATTTCCGAAAGCGAGACGTCGCCGTGCAGGGCCATCAGCGGCCCTTCGACCGGGCCGCCCATGTGCAGCGGCGCCTGGCAATCGCACGGCCCTTCGCTGATCTGTTCCCAGATTTGTTTCACCGTGGCGTTCATGCGGCGGTTCAACACCACGCCCGCCGCGCCCTCTTCGTTGTGGCGGAACAACAGGATCACCGTGCGGAAAAAGTTCGGATCGACCAGATCGCTGGTGGCGATCAGGAAATGGGCGGTCAGCGATTTCATCAAAGGTCGATCACGC
Above is a genomic segment from Pirellulales bacterium containing:
- a CDS encoding YqgE/AlgH family protein, producing the protein MKSLTAHFLIATSDLVDPNFFRTVILLFRHNEEGAAGVVLNRRMNATVKQIWEQISEGPCDCQAPLHMGGPVEGPLMALHGDVSLSEMVVLPEVYVSTGREMLEKLVENDEEPLRFFVGYAGWGEGQLERELRDGSWLVSPATKEQVFGAVEDLWQQLTKTVLSGAFLSALNIKHIPPDPSLN